The region TCTTCGTCCAGCTCGTCGATGCGCTTGATCAGGCGTTTGAGGTGGGCCTCATCCTGGATCATCAGGGCGAAATGCTGGTATTTCTGGGAATCGAAGACCATTTCGGCAAAGGGCAGGATGAAATACATGGCTTGGCTGGCAATGCCGTGCAAGGGATGAAGCGATTCCAGCAGCAGGATCCCGGCCGAGCCCATCTGCTTTTCCACGATGAAGCGCGCCACCTTTTCGATCATCTGGTTCGCTTCGTCGGCGCTGAGCGTGGTTTTGACTTCCTGGTACCCTTTTTTCATGTCAGACAGCCCTCGTGGCCGTGAGCACGGCCACCCTGGACGCGCCGCCCGCTTTCAGCACATGGGAAACTTCGTTGACCGTGGTGCCAGTGGTGAAAACGTCGTCCACCACAATGATCCGCTTTCCGGCCACATCCGCGTTGCGGCGCAGGGCGAAAGCCCCGGAAAGGTTGTCCAGACGGGCCTGGCGGCTCAGATTGGTCTGGCTGCGCGTGTTTTGATGGCGGAGCACGGGTTGGGCGAAAGGAATGCCCAGTTCGAAGGCCAGCGCTCGACCCAGCAGTTCGGACTGGTTGTAGCCCCGCTCACGTTCGCGCACCCGGTGCAGAGGCACGGCCGTCACGAGGTCAAAATTGCCGCGGAAGCGTTTGGAGGCGGGCATGGACAACAGGGCTTGGCTGAAAAAAACTGCCGGAGACCTGAGCGCGTCATACTTCAGGTGATGCACCAGCTCCTGTACCGGGGCTTTGAAAACAAAGGCGGAGCGCGCGTAATCGAACTCGTAGGCCAGGTGGGAACAAGCTTCACAGCGGTAGTTTTCCAGCGGGGCGCCGCATTTATCGCAGTAGTTTTCCCTGATGGGCAGCAACCGCTCGCGGCACTCGGCACAGAGGACATCCGCGGCCGTATCCACAGGACTGTTACAGGCCAGGCAAACCGGCGGGAACAAAAGCTTATCCACAGAGCCCAAAATGGCGTTCCAGCGCATCGAAGATCCTTTTGCCGTCCTGGCTGACCACCGCGTCCGTGGCGGAGCGTTCTGGATGGGGCATCATGCCCAGCACGCGGCCGGAGGGGTCGCAGATGCCGGCGATATTGTCCCGGGAGCCGTTGGGATTGGCTTGCGGGATGGTGTTTCCGGAGGCATCACAATAGCGGAAAACGACGCGGCCGGTTTCCCGCAGTTCGTTTAGAACGTGGTCTTCACAGAAATAGTTACCGTCTTTATGGGCGATGGGCAGGTCCAGCACCGCGCCGGGCGGGATACCTTCCGTGAAAGGCGTGGAGGGATTTTCCACCCTCAGGTGCTGATGCCGGCAGATGAAATCCAAGCCGCTGTTCATCAGCAGCGTGCCAGGCAGCAAGCCGCATTCCGTGAGTATCTGAAAGCCGTTGCAGATCCCCAGCACCAGTCCGCCTCGCCGGGCGAAAGCCAGCACTTCGTTCACGATGGGAGAAAATCTGGCCAGCGCGCCGCAACGGAGGTAATCGCCATAGGAAAATCCGCCTGGAAGCACCACCAGATCGGGATTTTGGAGGTCACGGCCCTTGTGCCAGACCAAGCGGCCGGCATGGCCCCGGGAGGCAAAAACCTCCAGCGCGTCATGATCGCAGTTCGAGCCCGGGAAGGTGATCACGCTCACTTTCAAGCTTGCCCGTCCTCCCGCTCTTCCAGGGTGAAATGGTAGTGTTCGGTGTTGGGATTGGCCAGCAGGTCCCGGCAGATCTGCTCGGCTTCCCGCCGTGCCTGCTCTGGATCGGTGGTGTGGAAACTGATCTCGATGTATTTGCTCACGCGGGTTTCCTCCACAGAGGAGTAGCCCAGCTGGCGCAGGGAATTCGTTACCGCCTTGCCCTGCGGATCGAGCACGTTGGGTTTGAGACAGACGTATATCTTGGCCAAGATCATGCTGTTAACCTTTGTTTTTAATCAATTTATCACATTTTCGCGAAGCCATTTTTAGTCAATGGTTTTTTTGATGCCTATCCGGCTCATGCCCGTGGATGAGCAAATCCCCAGCCCCCAGGCCAATTAGATCTATCCGGCGAAACCAGAACCTCGGTGGATCTGCGCCTACAAGGTCTGGCCAGAGGCTTGTTCCGGGCGACGCCAGACAGATACGGCCTCCACCGGGGAAAGAATTGTTTTGCCTGCAGGGCGATGGTGTTTATAATATTTATGCAAAACATCATAAATTACCAGAGGTGGATCATGCGTAAGTATTTCATGGTTTTTTGGTTAATTCTGTTCTGCGTAAACCTTGCAGGTCAAACTTACTATTCCCGGGGGTCATCAAATTCCTACTATCTGAATTACCTTGCCAGCTGGTCAACCAACCGTGACGGCACAGGCCTCCAACCCACCAGCTTTTCCGGTGCCGGCAAATACTTCGTTGTGCAAAACGGCCACAACCTCACCGCCACCGCGCAGTGGACCGTGGACAGCGGAGCCCTGGTCTGGGTGGAAAGCGGCGGCCGGATCCACACCGGACCCTTTGACCACGCGATCACGGGAAAAGTGTTCAACGGCGGCACCTACGAGGTCACCCACGACAGCTACAGCAACCTGGGCTGGGGTGGCGGCGGAGCCTTGGAGATTAACAGCAACTTCATCCTCAACAACTCGGGCATCAACTTTAACGACAAGGTTTCCTATGGCAACCTGATCGTGCAAAACGGGGAAGCTGACTGCCGCGGGGATACGGAAGGATTCGAGGTGAAGGGAGAGCTGCGCGTGAAAGCCGGCGGAGTCTGGGATGGCGGTCTTACCACCGATCAGGTCCACAGCATAGGCAGCATCTACATGGACGGCGGCATATTTTACGGGTCCTCAGGTTCAGCCCAGGTTACCTACAACCTCAGCGGCAACCTGACCGTCGCCCTGGGCTATTTTTACGGCTCCAAGGAAGGCGGGGCCTGCACCTACAACATCGGCGGCAACCTTCTGCACCAGAACGGCTGGTTTTATGCCACTTTCAGGGATTCCGGCGATCTTCCCTACAATACCTACAACATCGCCGGCAGCTTCACCCGGACGGGCGGCTCCTATTATGCTGTGAACCGGGTGGATGTGGGTTACCCCAGTTTCTACCTGAGCGGAACGGGCAAGAACCTCGGCCTGGGTTCGGTCTCCAACGCCCGCCATTTCATCGAGGTTAAGACAGGGGCGCAATACAACCTCAGCAACGGAGTTAACTTCGATCCCGGAATGCAGTTCTACGTGCGGGGAACCCTGGACGCCGGCACCAACAAGGTCACAGCGTTGGGATCAGGATGCACCTTCAGGGTCCACGGCCTGCTGCAAACGGCCAATACCAACGGCCTGAGCGGATCTACTGTCACCACTTTTTCCTCGAACTACGATCCCGCCATCAGCCTTTGGGAAGGCTGCACGATCGAGTACAACTCCGCGGCCACCCAGACCGTTACACCGCGATCTGACTACAAAAACCTGACCCTCAGCGCAGCCGGGACCAAGACCCTGCTCGCCGGGGCTGCCGTTGCCGCGCATCTGAGCGTGGGAGCGCCTTTGCTGATCGACATCGGGGTCGATCTGGACCTCTACGGCTCACTGAGCGCCACCGCCTCCATCACCGGGGGCAATATCAGAATACTGGGCACATCAGACCGCCTTGATTTGCCTGCCTGCGATCTGGACAATCTTACCCTCAACCGGGCCAACGGCTGCCGGATGACAGGCCCAGTGGAGGTTTATTACATGACTCTCAGCAATGGGGTATTCGAGATATCCAACCAGACCCTGACCATTACAGGAGATTTTATCGCAGACGGCGGCAGCATCACAGGCGGGGCAAGCTCCAACCTAGTGGTTTCTGGCTACAGCTATATTGGAACCCTGGATCTGCCAACCTCCATCACCGAACTCAACCTTCTGGACCTGAGCCGCGCCAACGGCTGCTCCCTGCAGGGAAACCT is a window of Candidatus Cloacimonadota bacterium DNA encoding:
- the purS gene encoding phosphoribosylformylglycinamidine synthase subunit PurS; translation: MILAKIYVCLKPNVLDPQGKAVTNSLRQLGYSSVEETRVSKYIEISFHTTDPEQARREAEQICRDLLANPNTEHYHFTLEEREDGQA
- a CDS encoding ComF family protein, encoding MRWNAILGSVDKLLFPPVCLACNSPVDTAADVLCAECRERLLPIRENYCDKCGAPLENYRCEACSHLAYEFDYARSAFVFKAPVQELVHHLKYDALRSPAVFFSQALLSMPASKRFRGNFDLVTAVPLHRVRERERGYNQSELLGRALAFELGIPFAQPVLRHQNTRSQTNLSRQARLDNLSGAFALRRNADVAGKRIIVVDDVFTTGTTVNEVSHVLKAGGASRVAVLTATRAV
- the purQ gene encoding phosphoribosylformylglycinamidine synthase subunit PurQ, which produces MKVSVITFPGSNCDHDALEVFASRGHAGRLVWHKGRDLQNPDLVVLPGGFSYGDYLRCGALARFSPIVNEVLAFARRGGLVLGICNGFQILTECGLLPGTLLMNSGLDFICRHQHLRVENPSTPFTEGIPPGAVLDLPIAHKDGNYFCEDHVLNELRETGRVVFRYCDASGNTIPQANPNGSRDNIAGICDPSGRVLGMMPHPERSATDAVVSQDGKRIFDALERHFGLCG